The genomic interval GAAGCCGTCCTGGTAGACCTTGTAGACCAGGCTGTTCGTCGCTCCCGCCGGGCCGCCACGCGTGACGGCATCGATGATGCCGAAGGTTTCAAACAGCCCGTAGACGAAGTTCATTACCACGAGGAAGAAGACCGTCGGCGAAATCAGCGGAAGCGAAATCGTGAAAAAGCGCCGGACGGGTCTTGCACCGTCGAGCTTTGCCGCCTCCAGAAGCGAGACAGGCACGGCCAGCAGTGCGGCGACAAGAAAGATGTAGTCGTAACAGACGTTCTTCCAGACCGAGGCGATCGTCACCAGAAGCTGCGCATCGAAAGGACGCCGGTTCGGATCCCATTGAAAGCCGAGTCCGTGCAGGAACTGCGCGATCGGTCCCACCGCCGGATTGAACAGGAAGGCCCAGATAACCCCTGATATGACCGGCGCAATTGCATAGGGCAACAGGATGATGCTCTTGTAAATTCCCCTGCCCCTGATGACGAAATCGGTCGCAAAGGCGAACAGGCCGGCAAGCAGAAGCGTTGCGGCGTTCTGCGCAACGGTGAAGCACAGCGTGAACAACGCGCTGGCACGATATTCCGGACTGGCGAACAGGTTGTAGAAATTCTCCAGCCCGACGAAAATTTGTGTCCCGCCGAACGGATCCACCTGGACGAAGGCCAGCGACAGCGCCTTGTAAGAAGGTATGAAAAAGAAGAACAGGAGGATCAGCAGCTGCGGCGCCACCAGGCTGAAGGCGAGCCAGGGCTTGTTGAAGTGAGCGGACTTCAACCCGGCCTCCGACGGCTGCGCGAACGAGCGTCCCGTCGACAGAATATCCGCGATGCGAAGGCGCCGGGCGGCGCCTCCGATCGTTCCGAAGGTCCTACTTTGCTGCATGAAGCTGCTCGTACTGCCGAAGGATCTGATTTCCGCGGGTCGCCGCGGCATCCAGTGCCTGCTGCGGTGTCTTCTGGCCGGTCCACACGCCCTGGATCTCTTCCACCAGCAGCGCCATCGACTGGTTATGATTGCCGAAGCGGAAGCCACGCGAGTTGTCGGACGGGGTACCGCGCGTAAGCTGGAGAATGGCGATCTCGCGGGTCGGGTGATCCTTGAAATAGCCCTCCGACTTGGCTTGCTCATAGGCAGCGTTCGTGACCGGGACATAGCCGGTCTGCTTGCTCCACCAGACCTGCGTTTTCGGTGAGGCGATGAAGTTCAGGAAGGCCGCAGCACCAGCATACTCTTCCTCCGACTTGCCTTTGAGAACCCAGAGGGCCCCGCCGCCAATGGTGCTGTTTTTCGGCTCGATGCCTTCCTCATGCGGCAGGAAGGATGCGCTCCAATTGAATTTCGCTGCGCTCTCGACGGCGGCGTGCGCCGCGGTGGAGGCCACATAAGTCGAGCAGGTTCCAGAGGTAAACAGCTGGTCTGGCGAGAGCCCCTGCCCGGCGATCTGCAGGATGCCGGCGTCCATCCACGTCTTGAGGCGTGTCACCTGACCGACCACCAATGGGCTCTTATTGAAGATGAATTCGGTGTCGAGGCCGCCGAAGCCATTCGCCTTGGTGCCGTAAGGCTGGTCCTGGATCGCCGCGTAGTTCTCGATCAGGCTCCAGTAGAAGTCGTTCGCAAGCGCCATCTGGCACTTCGAAATTCCGTTCTCCTTGATAGCGCGGAGCTGCTTGTCGAGTTCCTGCCAGGTCTCGCCCGGCTTGTCGAAGCCGGCTGCCTTGAAATGCTCGGCATTGTACCAGAAGATCGGCGTCGAGCTGTTGAAGGGCATCGCCGCCGGCTTGCCGTCGACGAGATAAAAGCCGGCGACCGGGGCGACGAAATCGTTCCAGTCAACCTTATAGCCTTCCTTCTCCATCAGCTGCGGCACCGGAATGATGGCGCCTGAATTGTACATGGTCAGGAAGCCTCGCTCGGCGGCCTGGATCAGCACCGGCTGCTGGTGGACGCGGTAGGCGGCCACCATCGCCGCCATAGTCTCCTCGTAATTGCCTTTGCCGATGCCGACGACCTCGTATTTGTCTTGCGAGGCGTTGAAGTCCGCAATCAGCTTGTTGGTGATTTCGGCGAGGCGCCCGCCCGCCGCATTCCACCATTCGATCTTGACGCGATCGGCTGCGCTGGCGTCGCCAGCATTTGCCAATCCGATTGCCGCCAGTGCAGCGCCCGCCGCGAATGACCGGATCGTTCGCCCCATGCGGGCGCCGATCGAAGACTTTGCCGTCATCTCGTTTTCCTCTCCATTGCCGTTATTCGCCGACCGGCGCGTCCAACGCCGATCAACCCCTCCCAGAGTGGCGATAAAAGAAGGTTGGGGTTACCTGTTACAAATGTCAATAGCATGTTACAAATGTATGACGATCCCGGAGGAAGGATGCCATGGCGGCCATCGAACTGAT from Rhizobium lentis carries:
- a CDS encoding extracellular solute-binding protein, with protein sequence MTAKSSIGARMGRTIRSFAAGAALAAIGLANAGDASAADRVKIEWWNAAGGRLAEITNKLIADFNASQDKYEVVGIGKGNYEETMAAMVAAYRVHQQPVLIQAAERGFLTMYNSGAIIPVPQLMEKEGYKVDWNDFVAPVAGFYLVDGKPAAMPFNSSTPIFWYNAEHFKAAGFDKPGETWQELDKQLRAIKENGISKCQMALANDFYWSLIENYAAIQDQPYGTKANGFGGLDTEFIFNKSPLVVGQVTRLKTWMDAGILQIAGQGLSPDQLFTSGTCSTYVASTAAHAAVESAAKFNWSASFLPHEEGIEPKNSTIGGGALWVLKGKSEEEYAGAAAFLNFIASPKTQVWWSKQTGYVPVTNAAYEQAKSEGYFKDHPTREIAILQLTRGTPSDNSRGFRFGNHNQSMALLVEEIQGVWTGQKTPQQALDAAATRGNQILRQYEQLHAAK
- a CDS encoding ABC transporter permease subunit; its protein translation is MQQSRTFGTIGGAARRLRIADILSTGRSFAQPSEAGLKSAHFNKPWLAFSLVAPQLLILLFFFFIPSYKALSLAFVQVDPFGGTQIFVGLENFYNLFASPEYRASALFTLCFTVAQNAATLLLAGLFAFATDFVIRGRGIYKSIILLPYAIAPVISGVIWAFLFNPAVGPIAQFLHGLGFQWDPNRRPFDAQLLVTIASVWKNVCYDYIFLVAALLAVPVSLLEAAKLDGARPVRRFFTISLPLISPTVFFLVVMNFVYGLFETFGIIDAVTRGGPAGATNSLVYKVYQDGFVQLDLGSSAAQSVLLMLIAILFTIVQFRALERKVNYQV